The proteins below are encoded in one region of Candidatus Limnocylindria bacterium:
- the pyrE gene encoding orotate phosphoribosyltransferase translates to MVTPREVELIFREAGAFREGHFVLASGKHSSRYLEKFQVLQWPVRTAALCADIAAWARSLAPRTVAGPTTGGIILAHEVARQMDLRAVYAERIENGRGREFRRGFELDTGERVLVVDDIMTTGGSVQETIDAVRRAGAPVVGAAVLVDRSGGSATLDVPLHALWTVDMPTHLPEDCPQCADGVRLTKPGTTSAQVVRK, encoded by the coding sequence ATGGTGACGCCGCGCGAGGTCGAGCTCATCTTCCGCGAAGCCGGTGCCTTCCGCGAAGGACACTTCGTCCTCGCGTCGGGCAAGCACTCGTCGCGCTACCTCGAGAAGTTCCAGGTACTCCAGTGGCCGGTGCGCACCGCCGCTCTCTGCGCCGACATCGCGGCGTGGGCACGGTCCCTCGCACCGCGAACCGTCGCAGGACCGACGACCGGCGGCATCATCCTCGCGCATGAGGTCGCGCGCCAGATGGACCTGCGCGCCGTCTATGCCGAGCGGATCGAGAACGGTCGCGGCAGAGAGTTCCGGCGCGGGTTCGAGCTCGACACCGGAGAGCGTGTTCTCGTCGTCGACGACATCATGACGACCGGCGGTTCCGTTCAGGAGACGATCGATGCGGTGCGGCGCGCCGGCGCGCCCGTCGTGGGCGCGGCGGTGCTCGTTGATCGCTCCGGTGGCTCAGCGACGCTCGATGTGCCCTTGCATGCGCTGTGGACCGTCGACATGCCCACACATCTTCCGGAAGATTGCCCACAATGCGCGGACGGCGTGCGGCTTACGAAGCCTGGCACGACCTCTGCTCAGGTGGTGCGCAAGTGA
- a CDS encoding glucose 1-dehydrogenase, translating into MRALTVIPGRAGSGAVRDVPEPQVAEGEVLVDVVRVGLCGTDAEIERGEYGQAPDGADVLVLGHESFGRVARDAGALKAGTPVVASVRRPDGCPNCRAGEQDMCLWGQFRERGIKSLHGFCAERFAERSDYLFVVPEAIVDVAVLLEPLTIAVKGWRHLSTAQRRMTVWEPRTAIVAGGGPVGLLAATKLRLQGLDVTVVERQHKPEKEALLARIGAGYAATSVTPLAKIAERSKRIDVVIEATGNSAVAFECLRLVGANGAALLTSVTGAKRSLEVPADLINQTLVLNNVLVIGTVNGKADDFRQGISDLSDAERRWPGFLGALITRRVPLEDAARALPHDPSQIKTVVEVRA; encoded by the coding sequence GTGCGTGCGCTCACGGTGATACCGGGTCGCGCGGGCTCCGGCGCGGTGCGCGACGTCCCCGAACCACAGGTCGCCGAAGGCGAGGTGCTCGTCGACGTCGTGCGCGTCGGGCTGTGCGGCACCGATGCGGAGATCGAACGCGGCGAGTACGGCCAGGCACCCGATGGTGCGGACGTGCTGGTGCTCGGTCATGAGAGCTTCGGACGTGTCGCGCGCGACGCGGGCGCCCTCAAGGCTGGGACGCCGGTCGTCGCGAGCGTCCGCCGCCCCGATGGCTGTCCGAATTGCCGCGCGGGCGAACAGGACATGTGTCTTTGGGGGCAGTTCCGCGAGCGCGGTATCAAGTCCCTTCACGGTTTTTGCGCGGAGCGTTTTGCGGAACGCAGCGATTACCTCTTCGTCGTGCCCGAGGCGATCGTCGACGTCGCCGTCCTCCTCGAGCCGCTCACCATCGCCGTAAAGGGATGGCGCCATCTCTCGACCGCGCAGCGTCGCATGACGGTATGGGAGCCGCGAACCGCCATCGTCGCGGGCGGCGGTCCGGTCGGGCTCCTCGCGGCGACGAAGCTTCGTCTTCAGGGTCTCGACGTCACCGTCGTCGAGCGCCAGCACAAGCCCGAGAAGGAGGCCCTGCTCGCGCGGATCGGGGCCGGCTACGCCGCGACGAGCGTCACGCCGCTGGCGAAGATCGCGGAACGCTCGAAACGCATCGATGTCGTGATCGAAGCGACCGGGAATTCCGCCGTCGCGTTCGAGTGCCTGCGGCTCGTTGGTGCGAACGGCGCCGCGCTCCTGACCAGCGTCACCGGGGCGAAGCGATCGCTCGAGGTGCCAGCGGATCTCATCAATCAGACGCTCGTGCTGAACAACGTGCTCGTGATCGGGACCGTGAACGGGAAGGCCGATGACTTCCGGCAGGGGATCTCCGACCTATCGGACGCAGAGCGCCGGTGGCCGGGGTTCCTCGGCGCGCTCATCACGCGACGGGTTCCGCTTGAGGACGCGGCACGCGCGTTGCCGCACGATCC